From Xylanibacter oryzae DSM 17970, a single genomic window includes:
- a CDS encoding alpha/beta hydrolase family protein — protein sequence MKRITIITVLIFVFCYAYAQEITGSWKGILDVKTQKLNLVFHFQKEASGKIKCLMDSPDQGAKGIETNLIYISKDSVNLSIPAISMSYSGKLKEDTIRGTFRQGGITLPLDLTRGNVTRNRPQNPVLPLGYKTENITFYNPSANAKFTGTLSYPSGYKDDLKVPIVIMVSGSGSQNRDEEVFDHKPFLVIADYLARHGIASYRYDDRGYGESTGDASNATTKDFETDAAEGIKMLQKMGKFSKIGIIGHSEGASIAFMLGAKREADFVISMAGIGVKGDTALVAQVNKMLGKMGQPASMTVKTYSEQVMSGKMTWLKYFINYQPDSDISSTICPVMAINGDKDVQVISSLNLEAIKRLLPKNSKNVVKLYPGLNHLFQHCQSGMTDEYANIDETISPEVLEDITNWIKSL from the coding sequence ATGAAAAGAATCACAATTATCACCGTACTAATCTTCGTTTTTTGCTATGCATATGCACAAGAAATAACTGGTTCGTGGAAAGGAATTTTAGATGTAAAAACACAAAAGTTAAATTTAGTTTTTCACTTTCAGAAAGAAGCATCCGGCAAAATAAAATGCCTGATGGACAGTCCTGACCAAGGAGCCAAAGGCATTGAAACTAACCTGATTTACATTTCTAAAGATTCTGTTAATTTGAGCATCCCTGCTATCAGCATGTCTTACAGTGGCAAACTGAAAGAAGACACAATACGAGGAACCTTTCGTCAGGGTGGAATCACATTGCCGCTTGATCTAACGAGAGGAAATGTAACTAGAAACAGACCTCAAAATCCAGTGTTACCCTTAGGATATAAAACTGAAAATATAACATTTTACAACCCATCAGCTAACGCAAAATTTACAGGAACGCTCTCATATCCATCCGGTTACAAAGACGATTTGAAGGTACCTATCGTAATAATGGTAAGCGGAAGCGGAAGTCAAAACCGCGATGAAGAAGTATTTGATCATAAACCATTTCTTGTGATAGCAGACTATCTGGCAAGGCATGGAATAGCATCTTACAGATATGACGATCGCGGCTATGGAGAATCTACAGGCGATGCCAGCAACGCAACAACAAAAGATTTCGAGACTGATGCTGCCGAAGGGATTAAGATGCTACAAAAAATGGGGAAATTCAGCAAGATAGGAATAATTGGGCATAGCGAGGGAGCATCAATAGCCTTCATGCTTGGTGCAAAAAGAGAGGCCGACTTTGTAATAAGCATGGCCGGTATAGGAGTAAAAGGAGATACGGCTCTCGTAGCTCAAGTTAATAAAATGCTTGGAAAAATGGGCCAGCCGGCAAGCATGACGGTGAAAACTTACAGCGAACAAGTAATGTCTGGAAAAATGACATGGTTAAAATATTTCATTAACTATCAACCGGATTCTGATATTTCATCAACAATATGCCCGGTGATGGCAATCAACGGCGACAAGGATGTGCAAGTGATAAGTAGTCTGAACCTTGAAGCAATCAAACGACTGTTGCCTAAAAACAGCAAAAACGTGGTAAAACTATACCCGGGATTAAATCATCTTTTTCAACATTGCCAATCGGGCATGACCGATGAATATGCAAACATAGATGAAACAATATCGCCGGAAGTGTTAGAAGATATTACCAACTGGATTAAGTCACTGTAA
- a CDS encoding sigma-54 interaction domain-containing protein → MVHTCNYSGDACYGRKELDLLLQLSDMLGEKDLNLDFALEILSKHLNANRSILTVQNRNTGLITIAAGFGISEEDRKNVIYKDDDLTSQVIATGHTILVHKVKDEPSFHNITHGPTVKDGLDYSFISTPVIYKHEIIGSLSFLKCYKKDYMFDQDARLLKVFGCMIGRALHRLQEYEEEMEQLKQENQYLKRDLNTHINPGHIKGKSSKMSEVFSLIQSVAPTDSTVLIRGESGVGKELIADAIHLNCASERKRHPFIKVNCAALPENLIESELFGHERGAFTGADKQRIGHFEAAQGGTIFMDEIGEMTLSTQAKLLRVLQQKEIIHLGSSKPIKVDVRIICATNENLEELIGEGKFREDLYYRINVFPIFVPPLRERINDVPVLANFFIEKFSKELHKEIKRITTTAISMLMVYNWPGNIRELENCIERACILSQDGVIRAQNLPSTLQTAVSTDTQQKGTLEMILGRLEKQTLIDSLIQNNGNMAKSSLQLGITERMFGIRIKKYGIEQQMYKTKKQDADRI, encoded by the coding sequence ATGGTACATACATGTAATTATTCAGGAGACGCCTGTTATGGTAGAAAGGAACTCGACTTATTGTTGCAGTTAAGTGACATGCTTGGAGAAAAGGATTTAAATCTAGATTTTGCATTGGAAATATTAAGCAAGCATTTAAATGCGAACAGATCAATCTTAACAGTACAGAATCGTAATACGGGCCTGATAACAATTGCTGCCGGCTTCGGTATATCTGAAGAAGACAGGAAAAATGTGATTTACAAGGATGATGATTTAACCAGTCAGGTAATTGCTACAGGGCATACTATACTGGTGCATAAAGTAAAGGATGAACCCTCCTTCCATAATATTACTCATGGGCCTACTGTGAAAGATGGGCTTGACTATTCCTTTATTAGTACCCCCGTCATATACAAACATGAGATAATAGGTTCCTTATCCTTTTTGAAGTGCTATAAAAAAGACTATATGTTTGACCAGGATGCACGATTGCTAAAGGTGTTCGGTTGTATGATAGGACGGGCTTTACACCGACTTCAGGAATATGAGGAGGAGATGGAGCAACTGAAACAGGAAAACCAATATCTGAAACGAGATCTAAATACACATATTAATCCCGGTCACATTAAAGGGAAAAGCAGCAAGATGAGTGAGGTCTTCTCTTTGATTCAGAGTGTAGCCCCGACGGATTCAACAGTGTTGATAAGGGGAGAAAGTGGAGTGGGTAAGGAATTGATAGCAGATGCGATACACTTAAACTGTGCCTCAGAAAGAAAACGGCATCCATTTATCAAGGTTAATTGTGCTGCCTTGCCTGAAAATCTTATAGAAAGTGAATTGTTTGGACATGAAAGGGGCGCTTTTACTGGTGCCGACAAACAACGAATCGGGCACTTTGAGGCTGCTCAGGGAGGTACAATCTTTATGGATGAAATAGGTGAGATGACACTTTCTACACAGGCTAAACTATTACGAGTACTTCAGCAAAAAGAGATAATACACCTTGGAAGTTCTAAACCGATAAAGGTCGATGTCAGAATAATTTGTGCGACAAACGAAAATCTGGAAGAGCTCATCGGTGAAGGGAAATTCCGTGAGGATCTGTATTATCGTATCAATGTTTTTCCTATCTTTGTACCGCCGCTTCGTGAAAGAATCAATGATGTCCCTGTACTCGCAAACTTCTTTATTGAAAAATTTAGTAAGGAGTTACATAAAGAGATCAAAAGGATTACGACAACAGCGATCAGTATGTTGATGGTTTATAACTGGCCCGGAAATATCCGTGAACTGGAAAATTGCATTGAAAGAGCTTGTATCCTCAGTCAAGACGGGGTAATAAGAGCGCAGAATCTGCCTTCGACTTTACAGACGGCAGTGTCAACAGATACTCAGCAAAAGGGTACTCTGGAAATGATTCTGGGACGACTGGAGAAGCAAACACTTATTGATTCGTTGATTCAAAATAATGGCAACATGGCTAAATCGTCCTTGCAGCTAGGGATTACGGAACGGATGTTTGGTATTAGAATCAAAAAATACGGAATAGAACAACAAATGTATAAAACTAAAAAACAAGATGCAGATAGAATTTGA
- a CDS encoding GNAT family N-acetyltransferase — protein MQIEFEICDFNNHEQTSDYGRMINEYMVHPMGGETHGHNEDTLSELINGLRNNPSTICFFLVVDHARAGIATCFVNFSTFKVKPYLYIHDFFISETFRGKGLSTYFLSRLIEYAKKQKYCKVTLEVRCDNHIAQSLYTSLGFKDCEPTMYFWSRSLD, from the coding sequence ATGCAGATAGAATTTGAGATATGCGACTTTAACAATCATGAGCAAACGTCAGATTATGGACGCATGATAAATGAATATATGGTTCATCCGATGGGTGGTGAGACTCATGGACACAATGAGGATACCCTGTCAGAATTAATCAATGGCTTGAGAAACAATCCTTCAACAATCTGTTTCTTTTTGGTTGTTGATCATGCCAGAGCCGGAATTGCGACCTGTTTCGTAAACTTCTCGACATTCAAAGTGAAACCATATCTATATATCCATGATTTCTTTATCAGCGAGACTTTTCGTGGAAAAGGCCTTTCAACATATTTTCTTTCCCGTCTGATAGAATATGCAAAAAAACAGAAGTACTGCAAAGTTACTCTGGAAGTGCGTTGTGACAATCATATCGCTCAAAGCTTGTATACCAGTCTTGGCTTCAAAGATTGTGAACCGACGATGTATTTCTGGTCTAGATCTCTTGATTGA
- a CDS encoding homocitrate synthase/isopropylmalate synthase family protein: protein MDKPYLIDTTLRDGQQAPGLAFSLSEKLALCDLLDKAGVPELEVGIPAMSENEVNDLAVIAGHNFHFRRLAWCRANERDIRKSVLSHVNGVHISFPVSSILQKAMDKDHTWILQKLRELISLSLSEFEYVTIGAQDAGRADMEFLREFVSEAERCGASRVRLADTVGILNPFTTSRLVQEVHKSASSLEIEIHAHNDLGMATANTVSAYMSGANCLSVTINGIGERAGNAALEEVVMALKLSANIDCDIDTTVLTRLSHLCADITHHKIPADKPITGRDIIRHESGIHVNCLLKDRNTYQLFPAAMVGRQESDFVYGMHSGKSSIEHFFKVHSMTIDEKTCIKVLDVIKEKSNLQGRDLKEHEIIDIYNKLKI from the coding sequence ATGGATAAGCCATATTTGATAGATACAACCCTAAGAGACGGCCAGCAAGCTCCAGGTTTAGCTTTCTCGCTATCAGAGAAATTGGCTTTATGTGATTTACTCGACAAAGCCGGAGTGCCAGAACTTGAAGTCGGCATTCCGGCAATGAGTGAGAATGAAGTCAACGATCTGGCTGTGATAGCCGGACATAATTTTCATTTTAGAAGATTAGCCTGGTGCAGAGCAAATGAACGGGATATACGCAAATCTGTCCTGAGTCATGTAAACGGAGTGCATATCTCATTTCCCGTTTCATCCATTTTGCAAAAAGCAATGGATAAGGATCACACATGGATTCTACAGAAGCTGAGAGAGTTGATCTCTCTATCTTTGTCTGAATTTGAGTATGTTACTATTGGCGCACAGGATGCCGGTCGTGCAGATATGGAGTTTCTGAGAGAATTTGTATCTGAAGCAGAACGTTGTGGAGCATCCAGAGTAAGACTTGCCGATACTGTTGGGATACTAAACCCCTTTACCACTAGCCGATTAGTGCAGGAAGTACATAAATCAGCATCTTCTTTAGAAATAGAAATACATGCCCATAATGATCTCGGCATGGCCACGGCAAATACTGTTTCTGCATATATGTCGGGTGCCAACTGTCTTAGTGTAACGATCAATGGTATTGGTGAAAGAGCTGGTAATGCAGCTCTAGAAGAGGTTGTAATGGCACTAAAATTATCCGCGAATATTGATTGTGATATTGATACAACAGTACTTACAAGATTATCACATTTGTGTGCCGACATTACTCATCATAAAATACCGGCTGATAAACCAATAACAGGTAGGGATATCATACGTCACGAAAGTGGAATACATGTGAATTGTCTCCTTAAAGATCGCAACACATACCAGTTATTTCCTGCAGCGATGGTTGGCCGTCAGGAATCTGATTTTGTTTACGGTATGCATAGTGGAAAGAGTTCTATTGAACACTTTTTCAAAGTCCACAGTATGACTATAGATGAAAAAACCTGTATCAAGGTGTTAGATGTCATTAAAGAAAAGTCAAATTTGCAGGGAAGAGATCTTAAGGAACATGAGATTATAGATATATATAACAAACTTAAAATATAA
- a CDS encoding (2Fe-2S) ferredoxin domain-containing protein — protein sequence MKKPQYHILLCNSYRLTGQTQGACHVKGSGDLLPYIVDECSDRGLDVAVTTTACMNNCSQGPIMVIHPLNAWYGEVDTKKKIDEILDALEDGEVCKKYIISD from the coding sequence ATGAAAAAACCACAGTATCACATTTTGCTTTGCAACTCATATCGATTGACAGGGCAGACACAAGGAGCATGTCATGTAAAGGGCTCAGGAGATTTGTTGCCCTATATCGTTGACGAATGTTCAGACAGAGGACTTGACGTGGCAGTAACGACCACTGCATGTATGAACAACTGTTCGCAAGGTCCTATTATGGTTATCCATCCATTAAATGCATGGTATGGAGAAGTTGACACCAAGAAAAAGATAGATGAAATCCTTGATGCCTTGGAAGATGGTGAGGTATGCAAGAAATATATAATATCTGATTAA
- a CDS encoding radical SAM protein translates to MTLTKKHKIEEHPCFNKDVIHTNARVHLPVASKCNIQCNYCNRKYDCINESRPGVTSSMLTPTQAVEYLRALNLTMDNLKVIGIAGPGDPFANPIETMETLRQCHDAFPDKIFCLSTNGLELEPYIDEIAALGVSHVTITINAVDPTITAMIYKWVRFDRHVYRGETGAEILMKRQLACIPKLHRKGIIVKINSIIIPGVNDEHIPEVARVCKELGADIINCIPMLPTEDTPFETIGEPDKAMIFRTRTNVSAYLPLMGHCARCRADAAGLLGQDLKGLNVLLKEFASRPNIATSGRPYVAVATNEGLLVNMHLGETDRLSIYEETPNGYKMIERRKTPTSGSGDQRWIDMAHLLHDCRALLVSGVGENPRVILESCHVHLIEMTGLIDEGLEGIYKNIPIRSISKKEASGCGRGKCGGNREGCA, encoded by the coding sequence ATGACATTAACAAAAAAACATAAAATAGAAGAACATCCCTGTTTTAACAAGGATGTTATACACACAAATGCCAGAGTGCATCTTCCTGTTGCCTCAAAGTGCAATATACAATGTAATTATTGCAATCGGAAGTATGATTGTATCAACGAAAGTCGCCCGGGTGTAACTTCTTCAATGCTTACTCCTACGCAAGCTGTAGAATACTTGCGTGCTCTAAATTTAACCATGGACAACCTGAAAGTAATTGGTATTGCAGGCCCGGGCGATCCTTTCGCTAATCCAATTGAGACAATGGAAACATTGAGACAATGTCATGATGCTTTTCCTGATAAGATATTCTGTCTTTCAACAAATGGTTTGGAACTAGAACCTTATATTGATGAAATAGCAGCTCTCGGTGTTAGTCATGTCACCATTACCATTAATGCTGTTGATCCGACAATAACAGCCATGATATACAAGTGGGTACGTTTTGACCGTCATGTCTATAGAGGGGAAACTGGTGCAGAAATCCTCATGAAAAGACAATTGGCTTGTATTCCCAAACTACATAGAAAAGGTATCATCGTAAAAATAAACAGTATCATTATCCCCGGGGTGAATGATGAACATATTCCGGAAGTAGCAAGAGTTTGTAAAGAACTTGGTGCAGATATTATTAACTGTATACCAATGTTACCTACAGAAGATACACCTTTTGAGACTATCGGTGAACCTGATAAGGCAATGATATTCAGGACTCGGACGAATGTATCAGCGTATCTGCCACTAATGGGACATTGTGCACGCTGCCGTGCTGATGCAGCCGGATTATTAGGACAGGATCTAAAAGGCCTTAATGTCTTACTGAAAGAATTTGCTTCAAGGCCAAACATAGCCACATCAGGTCGCCCTTATGTGGCAGTAGCTACCAATGAAGGACTTCTTGTAAATATGCATTTAGGTGAAACTGACAGACTCTCCATCTATGAGGAGACTCCAAACGGATATAAAATGATCGAAAGACGTAAGACGCCTACTTCGGGAAGTGGTGATCAGCGTTGGATAGATATGGCACATTTACTACATGACTGCAGGGCACTCTTAGTTAGTGGTGTTGGCGAGAATCCACGTGTTATACTCGAAAGTTGTCATGTTCATTTGATAGAAATGACAGGATTGATAGACGAAGGACTTGAGGGAATCTACAAGAATATTCCGATCCGAAGTATTTCTAAAAAGGAGGCTTCCGGATGTGGACGGGGTAAATGTGGAGGAAATAGAGAAGGTTGTGCGTAA
- a CDS encoding nitrogenase component 1 — protein MASVITEKDIKHKYYVSTRNACKLCAPLGACLVFKGIEGCVPMVHGSQGCATYIRRYTISHFREPMDIASSNFSERTTVYGGSQNFITGINNVIAQYHPKVMGIASTCLAETIGEDVPALIRDYQDANTDNKELPLFVFASTPSYCGSHIDGFHHAVLATLSSMADSGNQQGHINILPGMVSPADMRYLHEIVQEFGIDAVLFPDYSKSLDNVFTHEYQLIPSGGTKIKDIRRTGTAKATIEFGTVFAKASTRVRATKNTPTAGEWLQDNRYIRNFQMPLPIGINACDHFYNTLCQIGNKKMPEKFVEERGRLVDSYVDGHKYVFGKKVMIYGEEDLVLGLLSFCKEIGLEPVLIGSGGNSGSMRREAFKIFPELEFTMKVMDDCDFETMSEALSTASPDLIIGNSKGYYISRKLKKPLVRVGFPIHDRFGGQRLHHIGYKGTQELFDRIVNALIEYKQENSPIGYKYI, from the coding sequence ATGGCTTCAGTGATAACAGAAAAAGATATTAAACATAAATATTACGTAAGTACACGTAATGCATGTAAATTATGTGCGCCATTAGGGGCATGTCTGGTTTTTAAGGGTATTGAAGGATGTGTACCTATGGTACATGGCTCGCAGGGATGCGCCACTTATATTCGCAGATATACAATAAGCCATTTTCGTGAACCAATGGATATCGCGTCAAGTAATTTTAGTGAGCGAACCACCGTTTATGGAGGGAGTCAGAACTTTATTACCGGCATTAATAATGTGATAGCCCAATATCATCCTAAAGTGATGGGAATAGCATCAACTTGTCTTGCTGAAACGATTGGTGAAGATGTCCCGGCTCTCATTCGTGATTATCAGGATGCTAATACCGACAACAAGGAACTTCCACTATTTGTTTTTGCGTCTACACCCAGCTATTGCGGAAGTCATATTGATGGTTTTCATCATGCCGTATTAGCCACTCTGTCATCAATGGCCGACAGTGGGAATCAACAGGGCCATATCAATATTCTACCGGGTATGGTATCGCCGGCAGACATGCGTTACCTCCATGAGATAGTGCAGGAATTTGGAATAGATGCGGTTCTCTTTCCTGATTACAGTAAATCGCTTGACAATGTGTTTACTCATGAATACCAACTCATTCCATCGGGTGGAACGAAAATTAAAGACATACGCCGTACTGGTACAGCTAAGGCTACAATTGAGTTTGGTACAGTCTTTGCTAAAGCCAGTACGCGTGTACGTGCTACAAAAAATACGCCAACAGCCGGAGAGTGGTTACAGGATAATCGTTATATACGTAATTTCCAAATGCCACTACCTATTGGTATTAATGCCTGTGATCATTTTTATAACACATTATGCCAGATTGGAAATAAAAAGATGCCCGAGAAATTTGTTGAAGAGCGAGGGCGTTTAGTTGATTCTTATGTAGATGGTCATAAATACGTATTTGGTAAGAAGGTAATGATTTACGGTGAAGAGGATCTGGTATTAGGGTTACTTTCTTTTTGCAAAGAAATAGGTTTAGAACCTGTTCTTATTGGTTCTGGAGGAAACAGTGGCAGCATGCGTAGAGAAGCCTTTAAGATATTTCCTGAGTTGGAATTTACTATGAAAGTGATGGATGATTGTGACTTTGAAACAATGAGTGAAGCCTTATCTACAGCATCTCCTGATCTTATTATTGGTAACAGCAAAGGATATTATATAAGCAGAAAACTTAAAAAGCCTCTTGTAAGAGTAGGATTCCCCATACACGACAGATTTGGTGGTCAACGCCTGCATCATATAGGATATAAAGGAACTCAGGAATTATTTGACCGTATTGTAAATGCTCTTATTGAATACAAACAAGAAAATTCACCTATTGGTTATAAATATATTTAG
- the nifE gene encoding nitrogenase iron-molybdenum cofactor biosynthesis protein NifE, protein MMGYILKERKNQVSVAGNCAETIDCNKASLAGSVSQRACVFCGSRVVLYPIADALHLIHGPIGCAAYTWDIRGSLSSGPQLHRLSFSTDLQERDVIFGGEKKLESALKELISLYHPKAAFVYTTCIVGVIGDDVEKICELAEKESGIPVIPVQSPGFQGTKKDGYRIACDALFKLTGRIDKPTPPHSINILGDFNLAGELWMLIDYYKRIGVNVNCSLTGDGRVEDIGNAHNASLNVVQCSGSMSHLAVMMQEKYGIPWKKVSYFGIEDMSEALYEVARFFNDQDMMEKARELVRKEFTRLRPMLEWYKERLAGKKAAIYVGGAFKAISLVKALRLIGVQSVIVGSQTGTKEDYEIIKKLCDEGTIIVDDSNPVELSHFVKEKGADIFIGGVKERPIAFKIGLGFCDHNHERKEALSGYEGMLNFAKEIYSTAMSPIWQFTKK, encoded by the coding sequence ATGATGGGATATATATTAAAGGAAAGAAAAAATCAGGTTTCGGTAGCGGGAAACTGCGCCGAAACTATAGATTGCAACAAAGCCAGCCTCGCCGGTTCTGTAAGTCAACGGGCATGTGTTTTTTGTGGATCAAGAGTAGTCCTATATCCCATTGCAGATGCCTTACATCTTATTCATGGACCAATTGGATGTGCCGCATATACATGGGATATACGTGGTTCTTTATCGTCAGGGCCACAACTTCACAGACTCAGCTTCAGTACAGACCTGCAAGAACGTGATGTTATTTTTGGAGGTGAGAAGAAATTAGAATCCGCGTTAAAGGAACTTATTAGTCTTTATCACCCAAAGGCAGCCTTCGTATACACAACATGTATCGTCGGGGTTATCGGTGATGATGTTGAGAAGATCTGCGAGTTAGCTGAAAAAGAAAGTGGGATACCCGTTATTCCTGTTCAGTCTCCCGGTTTTCAGGGTACGAAAAAAGACGGTTATAGAATAGCGTGTGATGCCCTGTTTAAGCTAACAGGACGTATAGACAAACCGACGCCGCCACATAGTATAAATATTCTTGGTGACTTCAACCTTGCCGGTGAGTTATGGATGCTTATAGATTATTATAAGCGAATCGGAGTAAACGTGAACTGCTCCTTGACAGGTGATGGACGGGTAGAAGACATTGGTAATGCCCATAACGCATCACTCAATGTAGTTCAATGTTCTGGCTCCATGAGTCATCTAGCCGTCATGATGCAAGAAAAATATGGCATTCCATGGAAAAAGGTATCTTATTTTGGTATCGAAGACATGAGTGAAGCTTTATATGAAGTGGCACGTTTCTTTAATGATCAGGATATGATGGAAAAGGCACGTGAACTGGTAAGAAAGGAATTTACAAGATTGAGGCCTATGTTAGAATGGTACAAAGAGCGTCTAGCAGGAAAAAAAGCTGCTATCTATGTAGGGGGTGCTTTTAAGGCAATTTCTTTAGTAAAAGCTTTGAGATTAATCGGAGTACAAAGTGTCATAGTAGGCTCACAGACCGGTACAAAAGAAGATTATGAAATAATTAAAAAGCTCTGCGATGAGGGAACTATCATTGTAGATGACTCTAACCCTGTAGAATTGAGCCATTTTGTTAAAGAAAAGGGAGCAGATATATTTATCGGCGGCGTGAAGGAAAGACCTATCGCCTTTAAGATAGGACTTGGGTTCTGTGATCACAACCATGAGCGAAAAGAAGCATTGTCTGGTTATGAAGGAATGTTGAACTTTGCAAAAGAGATATATTCTACCGCGATGTCGCCGATATGGCAATTCACGAAGAAATAA
- a CDS encoding nitrogenase component 1 codes for MLLRHTTAKEIDRKALTINPAKTCQPIGAMYAALGVHGCLPHSHGSQGCCAYHRSALTRHFKEPVMASTSSFSEGSSVFGGASNLTQAIQTIFTVYNPDIIAVHTTCLSETIGDDLTSIISKADEEGLIPEGKKVIYCNTPSYSGSHITGYSNQVTALVKFFSKSTSRKRNVINLINGWMEPSDQREIKRLAKLMEIRTIMFPDMTDSLDTPLTGKYSMYPKGGTTQEDLVATGDSKFSIGIGHDCTENACVKLDEKCHVKYDVVDVPIGLKATDRFIMSLSHHAGLDVPDVINDERGRLLDMIADNSKYLYGKRVALFGDPDLLVPLVEFLISMDMKPVYVITGSESKYFNEEMARMLKDIPGSKYMSGELADTFRLHQWIKQEGVDMIMGNTYAKYIARDENIPLIRIGFPIADRPGHNFFPITGYVGATNMVVKILDAFLDKQDRTCPEEKVEFQL; via the coding sequence ATGTTATTAAGACACACTACAGCTAAAGAAATAGATCGTAAAGCTTTAACGATCAACCCGGCCAAAACTTGTCAACCTATAGGTGCAATGTATGCAGCACTTGGTGTTCACGGATGTTTACCCCATAGTCATGGTTCTCAGGGTTGCTGTGCTTATCATCGTAGTGCATTGACAAGGCATTTTAAGGAACCCGTGATGGCCTCAACAAGTTCATTCTCAGAAGGTTCTTCTGTCTTCGGTGGCGCATCAAACTTGACTCAGGCGATACAGACCATATTTACAGTCTATAATCCTGATATTATAGCTGTTCACACAACATGTCTTTCTGAAACGATCGGAGACGACTTGACTTCTATCATATCCAAAGCGGACGAAGAGGGCCTGATTCCTGAAGGTAAAAAGGTAATTTATTGTAATACACCTAGTTACTCGGGGTCACATATAACGGGTTACAGCAATCAGGTTACAGCTTTGGTGAAGTTCTTTAGCAAGTCTACTTCACGTAAACGCAACGTCATCAACCTAATCAATGGATGGATGGAACCTAGTGACCAGCGTGAGATCAAACGGCTAGCCAAACTTATGGAGATTCGCACGATTATGTTTCCGGATATGACAGATTCACTAGATACTCCTCTTACAGGAAAATATAGCATGTATCCCAAAGGTGGCACAACCCAAGAGGATCTGGTTGCCACAGGAGACAGTAAGTTCAGTATCGGAATAGGTCATGACTGTACAGAAAATGCTTGTGTAAAACTTGATGAGAAATGTCATGTAAAATATGATGTCGTAGATGTGCCTATTGGCCTAAAGGCTACAGACCGTTTCATCATGAGTTTAAGTCATCATGCAGGATTGGATGTTCCAGATGTGATCAATGATGAACGAGGCAGATTACTTGATATGATTGCCGACAACTCTAAGTATCTATACGGCAAACGTGTAGCACTTTTTGGTGATCCCGATCTATTAGTGCCTCTTGTTGAGTTTTTGATATCAATGGATATGAAACCTGTTTATGTAATAACAGGGTCAGAAAGTAAATACTTCAACGAAGAGATGGCTAGAATGCTCAAAGATATTCCGGGTTCAAAATACATGTCAGGAGAGTTGGCAGATACCTTCCGTTTGCATCAGTGGATAAAACAAGAAGGTGTAGACATGATTATGGGTAACACTTATGCTAAATATATCGCACGTGATGAGAACATCCCATTGATACGCATAGGCTTCCCTATCGCTGACAGACCTGGACATAACTTTTTTCCAATCACAGGATATGTAGGCGCTACAAATATGGTAGTTAAGATACTGGATGCCTTCTTGGATAAACAAGACCGTACCTGTCCTGAAGAGAAAGTCGAGTTCCAATTATAA